One Prinia subflava isolate CZ2003 ecotype Zambia chromosome 17, Cam_Psub_1.2, whole genome shotgun sequence DNA segment encodes these proteins:
- the LOC134559422 gene encoding uncharacterized protein LOC134559422 has product MTSHNMTWISYPSKSQPFTSPEEIEAIISSQNIISRLMHCYIAFFVPTGLIAGICILIIFIRNHLQNKRASLDLLLLHFTISNIIMIFLSFTVITRPDYLTATHLACSILSFFFNFGYFNSQYVFILTLVTLLLERFPPRTALCTATQRPILCAGLVLTCTFCLSLAEALLVGTDNYQLEAHCQLDPLFAWPDYEIVKFTFGFGIPSLLQILCFTVLWAKEAPAGAPALQQHIRTYPAVYAISVTIFICRLFYNVMILFRATLKLQRSIGTTKNELVMNIAEIVLFCESCASLVVILCFHKPCKDEVLKVIQKCRRQTHASNHLEIPEAASQ; this is encoded by the coding sequence ATGACTTCTCATAACATGACATGGATCAGCTACCCAAGCAAGAGCCAGCCTTTCACTTCCCCAGAAGAAATCGAAGCCATCATATCTTCTCAAAACATCATATCCAGACTCATGCACTGTTACATTGCCTTTTTTGTACCCACGGGATTAATAGCTGGCATATGTATTTTGATCATTTTCATAAGGAATCATTTGCAGAACAAAAGAGCAAGCTTGGACTTACTTCTTCTACACTTCACCATCAGCAATATCATAAtgatttttttgtcctttaCTGTCATCACTAGACCTGACTATTTAACAGCAACCCACCTGGCCTGTAGCatactgtcattttttttcaactttgGTTATTTCAATTCTCagtatgttttcattttgacaCTTGTCACACTATTACTGGAGAGATTTCCACCACGGACTGCTCTCTGCACAGCCACCCAAAGACCCATCTTGTGTGCTGGGCTTGTACTCACATGCACCTTCTGTTTGTCCCTGGCAGAGGCACTGCTGGTTGGGACTGACAATTATCAGCTGGAAGCACACTGCCAGTTGGATCCATTATTTGCGTGGCCTGACTACGAGATTGTTAAATTCACCTTTGGGTTTGGAATCCCATCGTTACTCCAGATCCTCTGCTTCACTGTTCTGTGGGCTAAAGAAGCAcctgctggagctccagccTTGCAGCAGCACATTCGCACTTACCCCGCCGTGTACGCGATCAGCGTGACAATTTTTATTTGCCGCCTCTTTTATAACGTCATGATTCTCTTCAGGGCAACACTGAAACTACAGAGGAGCATTGGAACTACAAAGAACGAGCTTGTGATGAACATTGCAGAAATAGTGCTGTTCTGTGAGAGCTGTGCTAGTTTGGTAGTTATACTTTGTTTTCATAAACCGTGCAAGGATGAAGTACTGAAAGTCATACAGAAGTGCCGAAGGCAAACCCATGCCAGCAATCACCTTGAAATACCAGAAGCAGCCAGTCAGTAA